TTTTTTAATTTTAAGAGGGATGTCCCATGGGTAATGCTGAGCAACTCATAGATTTACGTCTTGATAAAGTCCGTGCGGCGTATCAAACCGGAGCCCTGACACCTCGGCAACTGGTTTTCGCCCTTCGGGAAAAAGCTACGGCGCTGAACCCGACCTATCACCTGTTCATTCATCTGCTAAGCATCGCGGAACTGGAACCGTATCTGGCAGCGCTGGAAAGTCGCAACCTTAAAGACCTGCCGCTGTACGGGGTGCCATTCGCGATCAAAGACAACATCGATTTAGCCGGTATCCCCACCACCGCTGCGTGCCCGGCGTTCACCTATACGCCGGATACGTCGGCGACTATTGTCGAGCAACTGATCGCACTCGGTGCGATTCCCATGGGCAAGACTAACCTCGACCAGTTCGCCACCGGATTGAACGGCAGCCGCTCACCTTACGGAGCTTGCCCCAACAGTGTTTCGATGGATTATCCATCAGGCGGCTCCAGCGCAGGTTCGTCGCTGGCGGTGGCGTTAGGCGTTGCCAGCTTTGCCCTCGGCACCGATACCGCAGGCTCGGGCCGGGTGCCCGCGGCGCTGAATAACCTGCTGGGCTTGAAACCCAGCAAAGGCTTGATCTCTACAGCAGGCGTGACTCCAGCCTGCCGCACACTGGACTGTGTCAGCACCTTCACCGCCACCGCCCGCGAAGCCAGCCAATTGCTCGGCCTCCTCGCACGTCATGACCCGCGCGACGCCTACAGTCGCCGCAATCCAATGTGGAACGATGCGTCAGCGTTCGGCGTACCAAGACCGTTCAAATTCGGCGTGCCGCGTCAGCAGGATCTGGAGTTTTTCGGCTGCACAGAAGGTCCGCAACTGTTCGATGACGCCGTCATGCATCTGATCGCACTGGGCGGGGAAGCCGTGACCCTTGACCTATCGCCATTTCTGGAAGCGGGCGCTTTACTCTACAACGGCCCGTGGGTAGCCGAACGCTACAGCGTGGCGGGCCAATTGATAGAGAGCCACCCCGAAGCTGTATTGCCGATCATCCGGGCAGTATTGGCCAAAGCACCCACCGTCGACGGCGTGCAAACGTTCCGTGCGCACTACCA
The nucleotide sequence above comes from Pseudomonas sp. AB6. Encoded proteins:
- the atzF gene encoding allophanate hydrolase, which translates into the protein MGNAEQLIDLRLDKVRAAYQTGALTPRQLVFALREKATALNPTYHLFIHLLSIAELEPYLAALESRNLKDLPLYGVPFAIKDNIDLAGIPTTAACPAFTYTPDTSATIVEQLIALGAIPMGKTNLDQFATGLNGSRSPYGACPNSVSMDYPSGGSSAGSSLAVALGVASFALGTDTAGSGRVPAALNNLLGLKPSKGLISTAGVTPACRTLDCVSTFTATAREASQLLGLLARHDPRDAYSRRNPMWNDASAFGVPRPFKFGVPRQQDLEFFGCTEGPQLFDDAVMHLIALGGEAVTLDLSPFLEAGALLYNGPWVAERYSVAGQLIESHPEAVLPIIRAVLAKAPTVDGVQTFRAHYQLQALKALCDNALEHLDCVLTPSIPRPVTLAELAEEPVLRNSELGYYANFVNLLDYAAVAVPSGFMKSGLPWGVTLVGRVFTDQYLLSLADALQRQTDVRVIGHNSLNLSAPATTARNDKSRLVVCGAHMEGLVLNGQLRQRGARLLEVTYSSADYKLYALAGGPPFRPGMLRVEEGGVAIAVEVWELPSLELGSFLTGISAPLGLGKVQLEDGRWESGFICEPYGLEGATDISHLGGWRAYLRANARV